The Macrobrachium nipponense isolate FS-2020 chromosome 8, ASM1510439v2, whole genome shotgun sequence nucleotide sequence TGGTGAACTGAAGTGGGAAAATCACCACCAGATGAGCCAAACGAGGTTTCTGGAACTGTAGCTCTTTGTGGGACAGTCTGAGGTCTCAAAGGCGAGCCACTGGCAGCTGGGAAGCGCGGCGTCTGTGGTATATCTGCTCTTTGTGGGACAGTCTGAGGTCTCGAAGGCGAGCCACTGGCAGCTGAGAAGAGCGGGGTCTGTGGTATATCTGCTCTCGGAGGAACAACTGGTAGCTGGGGCACTTGCTGGTCAACGGAGAATCTAGATGTAGAAGGTCGTAGTTGGTCCCGACGTTGCTGATCCTGACGCAGTGGATTTACTTGCAAGGGATAATTCTGGTGAGGTAGTACAGGGCGATGAAAAACAGGATCTTGTGAGCTGTCACGCACTCTCTGGGCTAAGGCGGCTTGTCTGAAGGGCGCCACCGGagaaagatgaggaggaggaggaggggcattAATAAAGGCACCGTCTGGCCTCACTATTGGATTACCAATGAGGAAAGTATCTCTCGGGAGAACCTGGGAGAGCAGAGACATACCCCCCTGAGCTTGGGAGGTCATCCATATTGACGCAAAGGACAGGCTGACTAGGAGCGCCCTGAATTTTGCCATGCCGAATCTGCAAAAGGAAAAaggactttttaaaaaatatataaacaagtgaTGCTGTTCTACAGCACAAGGATACAGAAAGGAACTATTTCCAGTGCTGTTTAAACATTTTTTCTTGCTGCACTCTTAAGGGGCTTGAAGAGTAAACACAACACTTATTTGAAAGTATACATTCAAATTAACTTCAGTAGAAAATCAATATTTCGAATAGAGACCTTATAACTTTTAAGTGGAATTAAAGATTCATTTAAAAAGAGCATATCATCTTCGTGCTTTGAAAATTTGGTTTAGGGCACTAAAGGAGGTCGAATTATGTAAAACGCTATTGTGTTCTTGACAAATGTTGTAAACTGCCACATTGCTGAGAATCTAATACACTGCAGTCTCTTCCTTACTCCCTACCATCTGCATTCACgactaaaaaaaatacagtatagctttaaaaatttaattaaagacGGTTTTCGAACCATGTCCAAATCCGGGCCCCATTCTGTGTCGAGACAGACAACCCAAAAGGACCCATCTTTCCATAACAGCAactgccacgagagagagagagagagtaaaaaatgtttcttgataaattgaaaattaacgaACTACAatagaaattttcatatatgatttagCTTCTATTTCAGTGTACGGACTCATTGAGGATCAAAATAAAAGGTCTGTGAATACAAAATCATGTTTGCAGCTTAAGGCTTATGAATGCAAGAAAGTTATTCCGTgttaaaaattatctttaaaaaattggagactatgaaatatgaaaaacaaaacccATTTCATAATGGATGACAGTAGCTTATTCATGTGACCTAATCACTCAAACAGTTTAGGGTACTCCACATATCAAATAATGCCAATTTTCGTTTaaggtattaattattattattattattattattattattattattattattattattattactggagaagcaaatccacggttatgtaaatgtacatagattcaaatttaaaactaagGATATCTTTCGGGAATTTGctcggttccccttttcaatctgacACATAGATGTAACAATCCAACTAAGTAAACATAAAAGGAGTCAAAATAAGCGACTTGTTTACGAACTATGGAACCGGTCGGCAAGCATAGATCAGGCATTGCCTTCGTTTTCTGGCgaggctttcatcagaaaacgacggcattgcctgatctaTGCTGACGACCGGTTCCATAGTTCTTAAACAAGTCGCTTATTTTGACTCCTTTTATGCTTACTTGGAATGCTACATCTATGTgtcagattgaaaaggggaaccgagCAGATTCCCGATAGATAtccttagttttaaatttaaatctatgtaaatttacataactgtggatttgtttctccatttgaagactcatgctactatgagtagtttttaattattattattattattattattattattattattgttattattattattattattattattattattattattgagaagatgaaaccctattcatatggaacaagcccacaggggccattgactgacaattcaagcttccaaagaatatcattttcattcgaaagaaataacagaaggtaatgaatgggaaatacagaaaggggaGATAAAgtattacaaaaacaaataaattaacaaaataactaaatgGACCTCTGAAGTCATTCTGCgctgaagtggaaattgacaacgaaaagatatgaaaggtttaACATGAGGAACTCAACTCGCTGTTGTACCATGAAACAAACAGAACCTTTTAGgcactgcctacagtgcaccgcatgaggtgcactgatggcagtaCTCCCCAACGGGATGACTggagttatagtagattcacatcaaccgtgcatttgacgtctaggccactcccttacgatgctcctgattggctgttgataagccaaccacagggctggaaactgtctctcgagagagttcacataggcagcatctGTATTATGAgctctccagagggatacttttcaaaggagaggtggaacatacatcctgcctacgtgaactctctcgagagactgagaggttccagccctgtcattggcttatcaacagccaatcaggaacgtcgtaagggactggcccagacatcaaatgctcggttgatgtgaatctactatagctctcaCTTTCTAGCATGG carries:
- the LOC135222653 gene encoding basic salivary proline-rich protein 1-like, which encodes MAKFRALLVSLSFASIWMTSQAQGGMSLLSQVLPRDTFLIGNPIVRPDGAFINAPPPPPHLSPVAPFRQAALAQRVRDSSQDPVFHRPVLPHQNYPLQVNPLRQDQQRRDQLRPSTSRFSVDQQVPQLPVVPPRADIPQTPLFSAASGSPSRPQTVPQRADIPQTPRFPAASGSPLRPQTVPQRATVPETSFGSSGGDFPTSVHQPGNTQSNPPRSPPTKTQVASSGSFTPSGVTHNFPVNPQQKPLGQTPRRHPMCGVTPPTGDCRAAFPRYYYNPPPNGPV